The following coding sequences lie in one Oncorhynchus kisutch isolate 150728-3 linkage group LG17, Okis_V2, whole genome shotgun sequence genomic window:
- the LOC109907830 gene encoding semaphorin-3B, whose translation MMMAVTMMTTWGSLLLVASQVSSSGIPKTSASSSPSFSSHPSSSSSSSPRMKLSYKELQQFHGVRRFELERSCCFSAMLLDEERGRLFVGSRNFLLSLSLDNIAKQEHKIYWPAPVDWREECNWAGKDINTDCVNYVKMVHHYNRTHLYTCGTGAFHPTCAFVEVGQKMEDHVFRIDPSKMEDGKGKSPYDPRHPAASVLIGDELYAGVATDLMGRDFTIFRSLGGRPSIRTEQHDSRWLNEPKFVGSFWVPESENPDDDKIFFFFRETAVEAQGLGKSTYSRIGQLCRNDMGGQRSLVNKWTTFLKTRLICSVPGSDGSDTYFDELRDVFLLQTKDRKNPLVYTVFSTSSSVFKGSAVCIYTMNDIRRAFLGPFAHKEGPNYQWVPFQGKVPYPRPGMCPSKTFGSFESTKGFPDDVIQFARHHPLMFNPVYPLNRRPVFLRTNVDYSFTQIAVDRVGAADGHYDVMFIGTDKGTVLKVISVPKESWNNMEDLLLEELEVFKDASSVINMQISSKRQQLYVGSDTGLAQVPLHRCSIYGKACAECCLARDPYCAWDGTSCTRYLPNTKRRFRRQDVRNGDPNTLCSGDHHKHRVAERRLFGVEGSSTFLECIPKSLQARVTWTFQKQPHNAKEEPRLDDRVLQTERGLLVRRVLKRDVGLYQCHAMEHGFTQTLLGITLEVVPSSSSSSPPADPLLRLDPRSGGGGPPSTNQKLWYRDFMQLVDHPNLSTVDQICEQVWARKSAQSDKSFPSSPDKQAPPIGPVVRPPNKKWKHLQDIRKGRNRRTHDGKPSPRAPRSAGE comes from the exons ATGATGATGGCAGTGACGATGATGACGACGTGGGGCTCCCTGCTCCTCGTGGCCTCCCAGGTCTCATCCAGCGGAATCCCCAAGACCAGCgcctcctcttcaccctccttctcctcacacccatcctcctcttcctcgtcctCCCCTCGCATGAAGCTCTCCtacaaag AGCTGCAGCAGTTCCACGGCGTGCGCCGGTTCGAGCTGGAGCGTTCGTGCTGTTTCAGCGCCATGTTGCTGGACGAGGAGAGGGGACGTCTCTTCGTGGGCTCACGCAACTTCCTGCTGTCACTCAGCCTGGATAACATTGCCAAGCAGGAGCACAAG ATCTACTGGCCAGCCCCTGTGGACTGGAGGGAGGAGTGTAACTGGGCAGGAAAGGACATCAAC ACAGACTGTGTGAACTACGTGAAGATGGTCCACCACTACAACCGCACTCACCTGTACACATGTGGAACCGGAGCCTTCCATCCCACCTGCGCCTTCGTAGAGGTGGGACAGAAGATGGAg GACCACGTGTTCAGGATCGACCCGTCCAAAATGGAGGATGGGAAAGGGAAGAGTCCATACGACCCCCGTCACCCTGCAGCCTCGGTGCTGATAG GTGACGAGCTGTATGCGGGCGTGGCCACTGACCTCATGGGAAGAGACTTCACCATCTTCCGCAGTCTGGGGGGACGACCCTCCATTCGCACCGAACAACACGACTCACGCTGGCTCaacg AGCCTAAGTTTGTGGGTTCGTTCTGGGTGCCGGAGAGTGAGAACCCAGACGATGATaagatcttcttcttcttccggGAGACGGCGGTGGAGGCTCAGGGCCTGGGGAAGTCCACCTACTCCCGTATCGGACAGCTCTGCAGG AATGATATGGGTGGCCAGCGTAGTCTGGTCAACAAGTGGACCACGTTCTTGAAGACTCGTCTCATCTGTTCTGTGCCGGGCAGTGACGGCAGTGACACGTACTTTGACGAGCTCC GGGATGTGTTCCTGCTGCAGACCAAGGACAGGAAGAACCCTCTGGTCTACACTGTCTTCTCTACCTCCAG CAGTGTATTCAAGGGATCAGCCGTGTGTATCTACACCATGAATGACATCCGCAGGGCCTTCTTGGGGCCCTTCGCCCACAAAGAGGGTCCAAACTACCAGTGGGTCCCCTTCCAGGGCAAAGTCCCCTACCCACGCCCTGGCATG TGCCCCAGCAAGACATTCGGCAGCTTCGAGTCCACCAAGGGTTTCCCTGACGACGTGATCCAGTTTGCCCGTCACCACCCTCTCATGTTTAACCCCGTGTACCCCCTGAACCGCCGGCCCGTCTTCCTGAGGACCAACGTAGACTACAGCTTCACCCAGATCGCTGTGGACCGGGTGGGCGCCGCAGACGGGCATTATGATGTCATGTTCATTGGCACAG ACAAAGGGACGGTGCTGAAAGTGATCTCTGTACCGAAAGAGAGCTGGAACAACATGGAGGACCTGCTACTGGAGGAGCTAGAGGTGTTCAAG GATGCCTCATCCGTCATCAACATGCAGATATCCTCAAAACGG cAACAGCTTTATGTGGGCTCAGACACAGGTCTGGCCCAGGTTCCTCTGCATCGCTGCAGTATCTATGGGAAGGCCTGTGCTGAGTGCTGCCTGGCCAGAGACCCCTACTGCGCCTGGGACGGCACCTCCTGCACCCGCTACCTACCCAACACCAAGAG GCGTTTCCGTCGTCAGGACGTGAGGAATGGAGACCCCAACACCCTGTGTTCAGGAG ACCACCACAAGCACCGGGTGGCAGAGAGGAGGCTGTTCGGGGTGGAAGGGAGCAGCACCTTCCTGGAGTGTATCCCCAAATCACTGCAGGCCAGAGTGACCTGGACCTTCCAGAAACAACCCCACAACGCCAAGGAAGAG CCGCGTCTGGATGACCGTGTGCTGCAGACAGAGCGGGGGCTGTTGGTGAGGAGGGTACTGAAGCGGGACGTGGGCCTCTACCAGTGCCACGCCATGGAGCACGGCTTCACCCAAACACTACTGGGCATCACCCTGGAGGTagtaccctcctcctcctcttcctccccgccCGCCGACCCTCTCCTTCGATTGGACCCCCGCAGCGGAGGCGGCGGCCCACCTTCCACCAATCAGAAGCTGTGGTACCGGGACTTCATGCAGCTGGTGGACCACCCGAACCTCAGCACCGTGGATCAGATCTGTGAGCAGGTGTGGGCGCGCAAGAGCGCCCAATCGGACAAGAGCTTCCCGTCTTCTCCCGACAAACAGGCCCCGCCCATCGGTCCCGTGGTCCGGCCCCCTAACAAGAAGTGGAAGCATCTGCAGGACATCCGCAAGGGGAGGAACCGCCGAACCCACGACGGGAAACCCTCCCCACGAGCACCACGCAGCGCAGGGGagtga